The following coding sequences lie in one Micromonospora sp. R77 genomic window:
- a CDS encoding YciI family protein: MPKYLLIMRGTDESNAAMMADIDQMMAATHQVIEEMVKAGVLLAAEGLDDPGQGVVVDFSGESPVVTDGPYGETRELFGGFFLVDVSSKQEAVEWAKRVPAARGSKIEVRRVPGSDEVPRVDA; this comes from the coding sequence ATGCCGAAGTACCTGCTGATCATGCGGGGCACCGACGAGTCGAACGCCGCCATGATGGCCGACATCGACCAGATGATGGCCGCTACCCACCAGGTCATCGAGGAGATGGTCAAGGCCGGCGTGCTTCTGGCAGCCGAAGGGCTGGACGATCCGGGCCAGGGCGTGGTGGTCGACTTCAGCGGCGAGTCCCCGGTGGTAACGGACGGGCCGTACGGCGAGACCAGGGAACTGTTCGGAGGGTTCTTCCTGGTCGACGTCTCCTCGAAGCAGGAGGCGGTCGAGTGGGCCAAGCGGGTTCCGGCGGCCCGCGGGTCCAAGATCGAGGTCCGGCGGGTGCCCGGGAGCGACGAGGTCCCGCGGGTCGACGCGTGA
- a CDS encoding dienelactone hydrolase family protein produces the protein MDVPVGDGVADACLVRPDGDGPFPGVLLFMDAFGPRPRLTEMAERIAAEGYVVLVPNLFHRSGRAPLVDVSGLADPEQRGVLFGQLTPMMAALTPELVARDTAAYLDFLAAQPGVAAGPAAITGYCMGGTNALRAIEAHPDRLAAAASFHGGRIVTDAPDSPHLGVGAVTGELYFGHADNDQSMTAEQIATLEKALDAAGVTYRSELYAGAPHGFTMADTPMYDEQATERHWAALFDLLGRTVGAGRS, from the coding sequence GTGGATGTTCCGGTCGGCGACGGGGTCGCGGACGCGTGTCTGGTACGGCCGGACGGGGACGGACCGTTCCCCGGGGTGCTGCTCTTCATGGACGCGTTCGGACCGCGCCCCCGGCTCACCGAGATGGCCGAGCGGATCGCCGCCGAGGGCTACGTCGTGCTGGTACCGAACCTGTTCCACCGTTCCGGCCGGGCACCGCTGGTCGACGTGTCCGGCCTGGCCGACCCGGAGCAGCGCGGCGTGCTCTTCGGGCAGCTCACCCCGATGATGGCGGCGCTGACCCCGGAGCTGGTGGCCCGGGACACCGCCGCCTACCTGGACTTCCTGGCCGCGCAGCCCGGCGTCGCGGCGGGCCCGGCGGCGATCACCGGCTACTGCATGGGCGGCACGAACGCGCTGCGCGCCATCGAGGCCCACCCGGACCGGCTCGCCGCCGCGGCGAGCTTCCACGGCGGGCGCATCGTCACCGACGCCCCGGACAGCCCGCACCTGGGGGTCGGCGCGGTGACCGGCGAGCTGTACTTCGGGCACGCCGACAACGACCAGTCGATGACGGCCGAGCAGATCGCCACCCTGGAGAAGGCCCTCGACGCGGCCGGCGTCACCTACCGCTCGGAGCTCTACGCCGGCGCCCCTCACGGCTTCACCATGGCCGACACCCCGATGTACGACGAGCAGGCCACCGAGCGGCACTGGGCCGCCCTGTTCGACCTGCTCGGCCGCACCGTCGGCGCCGGGCGGAGCTGA
- a CDS encoding helix-turn-helix domain-containing protein, whose translation MPRPERSLRADGGPIAEFAQELRTLREKAGSPKYLLMARRTGRSRTALAEAAGGDHLPSWDTIRAFVEACGDDPLEWLPKWERVRDAVRENRASPVVAPVPPQPPAAPQESADDVAILLRLWQEQRDQARQSENHRAILSVIIGLICAGAGVASIAARPVSVQALLALVVVVLALVGALSSHKYYERHQMHMNEAHQLRQQLDRLRPHLHIETTWTGSRAEHADRYPLMYRLRLHHLWVTVHLVLALVGAVLLARVVLLGRP comes from the coding sequence ATGCCTCGGCCTGAGCGGTCGCTGCGCGCCGACGGCGGCCCGATCGCCGAGTTCGCACAGGAGTTGCGAACCCTGCGGGAGAAGGCGGGATCGCCGAAGTACCTGCTGATGGCACGGCGGACGGGCCGGTCGCGTACCGCGTTGGCCGAAGCGGCCGGCGGTGACCACCTTCCCAGCTGGGACACCATCAGGGCATTCGTCGAGGCATGCGGCGACGATCCGTTGGAGTGGCTGCCGAAATGGGAGCGCGTACGGGATGCGGTTCGGGAGAACCGGGCGAGCCCGGTCGTCGCACCCGTCCCACCGCAGCCGCCCGCAGCACCACAGGAGTCCGCCGACGACGTGGCAATTCTGCTGCGGCTGTGGCAGGAACAGCGGGACCAGGCGCGTCAGAGCGAGAACCATCGGGCGATCCTCAGCGTCATCATCGGCCTCATCTGCGCCGGCGCGGGTGTGGCCAGCATTGCCGCGCGTCCCGTGTCGGTGCAGGCCCTGCTCGCGCTCGTCGTCGTGGTGCTCGCGCTCGTCGGGGCGCTGAGCAGCCACAAGTACTACGAGCGGCACCAGATGCACATGAACGAGGCGCACCAGCTACGTCAGCAGCTCGACCGGCTCCGTCCGCATCTGCACATCGAAACCACCTGGACCGGATCCCGGGCCGAGCACGCGGACCGCTATCCGCTGATGTACCGACTGCGATTGCATCATCTCTGGGTGACCGTTCACCTGGTGCTCGCCCTCGTCGGGGCCGTACTGCTGGCTCGCGTCGTGCTGCTGGGCCGGCCGTGA
- a CDS encoding FMN-binding glutamate synthase family protein: protein MNWARRAVPVVSAAVAALAARDLLQRDHALLRNFPVVGRARYLLEAIGPELRQYIVAGNNEERPFTRDQRRWIYASAKKENNYFGFGTDNDIEYTAGYPIIKHRTFGRAVPPSAPTAGHEVELPCAKVLGGPRGRARAFRPGSVVNISGMSFGSLSGKAVEALNRGAALAGCLQNTGEGGLSPYHRNGGDLVFQLGTAYFGCRDERGRFSLDRLKDLVAGAPVRALEIKPSQGAKPSLGGLLPGAKVSAEIAATRGIPQGQDCVSPSRHAEFSDCDSLLDWVELLAAETGLPVGIKSAVGDLGFWDELTTLMRDTDRGVDFVNVDGGEGGTGAAPLIFTDSVSLPFQQGFSRVYRIFAEKDLHERTVFIGAGKLGLPDNAIVAFALGCDMVNVGREAMLSIGCIQAQKCHTDTCPTGVATQNPWLARGLDPTLKAARAANYIRTLRRDLVKVAEACGVEHPGLIDADAVEILDGRTASTPLREVYGYRPGWGQPSPADQAEIIRVMTAEAPRGGSAPPSATAVG, encoded by the coding sequence ATGAACTGGGCCCGTCGTGCCGTACCCGTCGTCTCCGCCGCCGTCGCCGCGCTCGCCGCCCGCGACCTGCTGCAACGCGACCACGCGCTGCTGCGCAACTTCCCGGTCGTGGGGCGGGCCCGCTACCTGCTGGAGGCGATCGGCCCGGAACTGCGGCAGTACATCGTCGCCGGCAACAACGAGGAACGGCCGTTCACCCGGGACCAGCGGCGCTGGATCTACGCGTCGGCGAAGAAGGAGAACAACTACTTCGGCTTCGGCACGGACAACGACATCGAGTACACGGCCGGGTATCCGATCATCAAGCACCGGACGTTCGGGCGGGCGGTGCCGCCGTCCGCGCCGACCGCCGGGCACGAGGTGGAGCTGCCCTGCGCGAAGGTGCTCGGTGGTCCCCGGGGGCGGGCGCGGGCGTTCCGCCCCGGGTCGGTGGTCAACATCTCGGGCATGAGCTTCGGGTCGCTGTCGGGCAAGGCGGTGGAGGCGCTCAACCGGGGTGCCGCGCTGGCCGGCTGCCTGCAGAACACCGGTGAGGGCGGGTTGTCGCCGTACCACCGCAACGGCGGTGACCTGGTGTTCCAGCTCGGCACCGCGTACTTCGGGTGCCGGGACGAGCGCGGCCGGTTCAGCCTGGACCGGCTCAAGGACCTGGTCGCGGGCGCGCCGGTACGGGCGTTGGAGATCAAACCGAGCCAGGGCGCGAAGCCGAGCCTCGGTGGGCTGCTGCCGGGGGCGAAGGTGTCGGCCGAGATCGCCGCCACCCGGGGCATCCCACAGGGACAGGACTGCGTCAGCCCGTCCCGGCACGCCGAGTTCTCCGACTGCGACAGCCTGCTGGACTGGGTGGAGCTGCTCGCCGCCGAGACCGGGCTGCCGGTCGGCATCAAGTCCGCCGTCGGCGACCTCGGCTTCTGGGACGAACTGACCACCCTGATGCGCGACACCGACCGGGGCGTCGACTTCGTCAACGTCGACGGCGGCGAGGGCGGCACCGGCGCCGCGCCGCTGATCTTCACCGACTCGGTGTCACTCCCCTTCCAGCAGGGCTTCTCCCGCGTCTACCGGATCTTCGCCGAGAAGGACCTGCACGAGCGGACCGTCTTCATCGGCGCCGGCAAGCTCGGCCTGCCGGACAACGCCATCGTCGCGTTCGCGCTGGGCTGCGACATGGTGAACGTGGGCCGGGAGGCGATGCTGTCGATCGGCTGCATCCAGGCGCAGAAGTGCCACACCGACACCTGCCCGACCGGTGTCGCCACCCAGAACCCCTGGCTGGCCCGGGGCCTCGACCCGACCCTCAAGGCCGCGCGGGCCGCCAACTACATCCGTACGCTGCGACGGGACCTGGTCAAGGTCGCCGAGGCGTGCGGGGTGGAACACCCCGGCCTGATCGACGCCGACGCGGTGGAGATCCTCGACGGCCGTACCGCCTCCACCCCACTGCGCGAGGTGTACGGGTACCGGCCCGGCTGGGGCCAGCCCTCTCCCGCCGACCAGGCGGAGATCATCCGCGTGATGACGGCGGAGGCGCCCCGGGGTGGCAGCGCCCCGCCCTCGGCGACCGCCGTCGGCTGA
- a CDS encoding RNA polymerase sigma factor encodes MTGRDRAREHRGTADVEAVWRIESARIVAALTRFTGDFGLAEDAAQEAVAEALTSWPHASPANPAGWLMATARRRAIDAVRRRTALQHRYALLAADLAVDPGVDEDVDPDRIDDDVLALMYVSCHPVLSPETRVALTLRVVGGLSTAEIARAFLVPVPTVQARITRGKKTIAAAGVPFELPPASERRERLGGVLSVIYVIFTEGSTATSGDRLLRPEVAYEAIRLARTLAALQSDEPEVHGLLALCELTSARFPARTGPEGSPILLEDQDRRRWDVSAIRRGLAALAEASTRGLGPYGLQAAIAACHASAPSVEATDWDRIVVLYEALGRVAPSPVVDLNRAVAVAMASGPAHALAIVDELIASNRLPGSHLVPTVRGELLARLGRRPEARAELELAARLCTNQRERSVLLGKAAALG; translated from the coding sequence GTGACCGGACGGGACCGGGCGCGGGAGCACCGGGGTACGGCCGATGTCGAGGCCGTCTGGCGGATCGAGTCGGCGCGGATCGTCGCCGCGTTGACCCGGTTCACCGGCGACTTCGGGCTGGCCGAGGACGCGGCTCAGGAGGCGGTGGCGGAGGCGCTGACGTCGTGGCCGCACGCCTCCCCGGCGAATCCGGCCGGCTGGCTGATGGCCACGGCCCGGCGGCGGGCGATCGACGCGGTCCGCCGCCGGACCGCCCTGCAGCACCGGTACGCCCTGCTGGCGGCCGACCTGGCGGTCGACCCGGGCGTCGACGAGGACGTCGACCCCGACCGGATCGACGATGACGTGCTGGCGCTGATGTACGTCAGCTGCCACCCGGTGCTCTCCCCCGAGACCCGGGTGGCGCTGACCCTGCGCGTGGTCGGTGGCCTCTCCACCGCGGAGATCGCCCGCGCGTTCCTGGTACCCGTACCGACCGTGCAGGCCCGGATCACCCGGGGCAAGAAGACGATCGCGGCGGCCGGGGTGCCGTTCGAGCTGCCACCCGCCAGCGAGCGCCGGGAGCGGCTGGGCGGCGTGCTCAGCGTCATCTACGTGATCTTCACCGAGGGGTCGACGGCCACGTCGGGCGACCGGCTGCTGCGCCCCGAGGTCGCGTACGAGGCGATCCGGCTGGCCCGTACGCTGGCGGCGCTGCAATCGGACGAGCCGGAAGTGCACGGCCTGCTCGCGTTGTGCGAGCTGACGTCCGCCCGCTTCCCGGCGCGGACCGGGCCGGAAGGCTCACCGATCCTGCTCGAGGACCAGGACCGGCGGCGGTGGGACGTCTCGGCGATCCGCCGTGGGCTGGCCGCGTTGGCCGAGGCGTCGACGCGCGGCCTCGGCCCCTACGGCCTGCAGGCGGCGATCGCCGCCTGCCACGCGTCGGCGCCCTCGGTCGAGGCGACCGACTGGGACCGGATCGTGGTGCTGTACGAGGCGCTCGGCCGGGTGGCACCCTCACCGGTGGTCGACCTGAACCGGGCCGTCGCCGTGGCCATGGCCTCGGGGCCGGCGCACGCCCTGGCCATCGTGGACGAGCTGATCGCCTCGAACCGGCTCCCCGGTTCGCACCTGGTCCCGACTGTACGCGGTGAACTGCTGGCCCGGCTCGGACGGCGACCGGAAGCGCGTGCCGAGCTGGAACTGGCCGCCCGGCTCTGCACCAACCAGCGCGAGCGTTCGGTGCTGCTGGGCAAGGCAGCCGCCCTGGGCTGA
- a CDS encoding TIGR02452 family protein, with product MSTRLRAIARDTLDILDAGGYRTAHGASVDLAEGVRAAVAGTRLHLPDEPLATPPTGGDAPRVEVTGESTLVAARRLAGDGPVAALVFASAKNPGGGFRAGAQAQEESVARASALFPCLTAVGEFYDFHRQQGDLLYSDRVIHSPRVPVFRDDKGRLLDDVHEVSLLTAAAPNRGAVLRNQPADADRVAPVLRGRAARVLAVAAAHGHRRLVLGAWGCGVFRNDPAVVADAFAVALAAAPGWFDEVTFAVLDRTDGPTRAAFADRLGGV from the coding sequence ATGAGTACGCGGCTGCGGGCCATCGCCCGCGACACCCTGGACATCCTCGACGCGGGCGGCTACCGCACCGCGCACGGCGCGAGCGTCGACCTCGCCGAGGGGGTACGCGCCGCCGTGGCCGGCACCCGCCTGCACCTGCCGGACGAACCGCTCGCCACGCCCCCGACCGGCGGCGACGCGCCCCGGGTCGAGGTGACCGGGGAGAGCACCCTGGTCGCCGCCCGCCGGCTCGCCGGCGACGGGCCCGTCGCCGCGCTGGTCTTCGCCTCCGCGAAGAACCCCGGCGGCGGCTTCCGCGCCGGCGCGCAGGCGCAGGAGGAGAGCGTCGCCCGGGCCTCCGCGCTGTTTCCCTGCCTCACCGCCGTCGGCGAGTTCTACGACTTCCACCGCCAGCAGGGTGACCTGCTCTACAGCGACCGGGTGATCCATTCGCCGCGGGTGCCGGTGTTCCGGGACGACAAGGGCCGGCTGCTGGACGACGTACACGAGGTGTCGTTGCTGACCGCCGCCGCGCCCAACCGGGGTGCGGTGCTGCGCAACCAGCCCGCGGACGCCGACCGGGTCGCGCCGGTGCTGCGCGGCCGGGCGGCCCGGGTGCTCGCGGTCGCTGCGGCACACGGGCACCGGCGGCTGGTACTCGGCGCGTGGGGCTGCGGAGTGTTCCGCAACGACCCGGCCGTGGTGGCGGACGCGTTCGCGGTCGCCCTCGCCGCTGCGCCCGGCTGGTTCGACGAGGTGACGTTCGCGGTGCTGGACCGCACCGACGGGCCGACGCGCGCCGCGTTCGCCGACCGCCTCGGCGGAGTTTGA
- a CDS encoding DUF2809 domain-containing protein: protein MSMRPGLVRLLMPVAAATFLAVALAIRAVDDGALRQYSGTALYASMVWAGVRFLWPRLAPVPAGLIAVVFCWAVECAQLTGVPAALSARSLLARLALGVQFDPTDLLWYPVGVLPLVVAHHLLRTRRPVAGP from the coding sequence ATGTCGATGCGGCCCGGGCTGGTGCGGCTGCTCATGCCGGTGGCGGCGGCGACGTTCCTGGCCGTCGCCCTGGCCATCCGCGCCGTGGACGACGGGGCGCTGCGCCAGTACTCCGGTACCGCCCTGTACGCGTCGATGGTCTGGGCGGGAGTGCGGTTCCTGTGGCCGCGCCTGGCCCCGGTGCCGGCCGGGCTGATCGCGGTGGTCTTCTGCTGGGCGGTCGAGTGCGCGCAGCTGACCGGGGTGCCGGCGGCCCTGTCGGCGCGCAGCCTGCTCGCCCGGTTGGCGCTGGGCGTGCAGTTCGACCCCACGGATCTGCTCTGGTATCCGGTCGGCGTGCTGCCGTTGGTCGTGGCGCATCACCTGCTGCGCACCCGGCGGCCGGTGGCCGGACCGTAG
- a CDS encoding L,D-transpeptidase family protein, with amino-acid sequence MVPVSPHHTRRHLGPRAALGMALLATGLAVPAAPAAAAGVPTTQVAQVARLSTAQPVLRQGSQGSAVAGLQRRLAALHYDVGSADGIFGPSTFHAVVAFQKVNGLTRDGIVGPRTWAALDRPVVPKPKYTHTGYSLEANLTTQVLYLARGGSVVRVLDASSGKASTPTPTGNYTILRRIDGWRQSDLGLLWRPNYFYRGYAVHGATSVPNYPASHGCVRVPIPAMDRLWSIIGVGVPVHVYR; translated from the coding sequence ATGGTTCCCGTCTCACCACACCACACCCGTCGCCACCTCGGCCCGCGCGCCGCGCTCGGGATGGCGCTCCTTGCCACCGGCCTCGCCGTCCCCGCCGCCCCGGCAGCGGCGGCCGGCGTCCCCACCACGCAGGTCGCACAAGTCGCCCGGCTGAGCACGGCGCAACCCGTCCTGCGCCAGGGCTCCCAGGGCTCGGCGGTGGCCGGCCTGCAACGGCGGCTCGCCGCGCTGCACTACGACGTCGGCTCCGCCGACGGGATCTTCGGGCCGTCCACGTTCCACGCGGTCGTCGCCTTCCAGAAGGTGAACGGTCTGACCCGCGACGGGATCGTCGGCCCGCGCACCTGGGCCGCCCTCGACCGGCCGGTGGTCCCGAAACCGAAGTACACCCACACCGGCTACTCGCTGGAGGCGAACCTCACCACGCAGGTGCTGTACCTGGCGCGGGGCGGGTCGGTGGTCCGCGTCCTGGACGCCTCCAGCGGCAAGGCCAGCACCCCCACACCCACCGGCAACTACACCATCCTGCGGCGGATCGACGGCTGGCGGCAGAGCGACCTGGGTCTGCTGTGGCGACCGAACTACTTCTACCGGGGATACGCGGTGCACGGCGCGACGTCCGTGCCCAACTACCCGGCCAGCCACGGCTGCGTACGGGTGCCCATCCCGGCGATGGACCGCCTCTGGTCGATCATCGGGGTCGGCGTACCGGTGCACGTCTACCGCTGA
- a CDS encoding RraA family protein, with translation MSLDPHELHRRFTALTTAHVADACLRAGVPVRCAPAAVRPVLPGVRLACRVAPARHVGSVDIFLEAIDGAAPGDVLVVDNADRVDESCVGDLVVLEASAAGLAGVVIWGLHRDTADIRAVGLPVFSTGAIPTGPLRLDPRPADALTSATVGEWTVDRDDVVFGDDDGVLFVPAARVDELVGLAESIRDTERRQAERIRAGVSLREQVRFGAYLAGREREPALTFREHLRAVGGAIEE, from the coding sequence ATGAGCCTGGACCCGCACGAACTGCACCGGCGGTTCACCGCCCTGACCACCGCCCACGTCGCCGACGCCTGCCTGCGCGCCGGGGTGCCGGTGCGCTGCGCCCCGGCCGCCGTCCGGCCCGTCCTGCCCGGCGTACGGCTCGCCTGTCGGGTCGCGCCGGCCCGGCACGTGGGCAGCGTCGACATCTTCCTGGAGGCGATCGACGGGGCCGCCCCCGGTGACGTGCTCGTCGTCGACAACGCCGACCGGGTCGACGAGAGCTGCGTCGGTGACCTGGTGGTCCTGGAGGCGTCCGCCGCCGGGCTGGCCGGAGTGGTGATCTGGGGGTTGCACCGCGACACCGCCGACATTCGCGCGGTCGGGCTGCCCGTGTTCAGCACCGGCGCGATCCCCACCGGCCCGCTGCGGCTCGACCCGCGACCCGCCGACGCGCTGACCTCGGCGACGGTGGGGGAGTGGACCGTGGACCGCGACGACGTGGTGTTCGGCGACGACGACGGGGTGCTCTTCGTGCCGGCGGCGCGGGTCGACGAGCTGGTCGGGCTGGCCGAGTCCATCCGGGACACCGAGCGCCGGCAGGCCGAGCGGATCCGCGCCGGGGTGTCGCTGCGCGAGCAGGTGCGCTTCGGGGCGTACCTGGCGGGGCGGGAGCGGGAGCCGGCGCTGACCTTCCGGGAGCACCTGCGCGCGGTGGGCGGGGCGATCGAGGAATAG